A genomic region of Bosea sp. 124 contains the following coding sequences:
- a CDS encoding FAD-dependent oxidoreductase produces MAEPLIIVGKGMAATRLVDELSQRALGRYSIAVIGAEGRLAYNRVLLSPLLAGEIGEPDIELKPAAWWQARGVSTLYGRAVSMVDRAARTVTLEDGLTLPYGKLVLATGSKPLKPPFPGGELPGVATFRDTADVEAMRSFAERGARIVVIGGGLLGLEAAYGLARAGGHVTLLHLVDRLMERQLDAEGAALLASAITARGIAVRLNSATKGFVGTDTVEGVELQDGTIIPADLVVIAIGVRPNTDLARAAGLAVNRGIVVDDGMASDDDSIFAIGECAEHRGSVYGLVEPAYEQARVLAARLAGKSAAYAGSLLATNLKVSGVGVFSAGEFEAGEGAETVVLRDRFAGIYRKFVLREGRLVGCVLVGDTQGALFYLGLIRSGQDISAIRADLPFGEPYCVGKAA; encoded by the coding sequence ATGGCCGAGCCCCTGATCATCGTCGGGAAGGGCATGGCCGCGACGCGGCTGGTTGACGAGCTCAGCCAGCGCGCGCTCGGCCGCTATTCCATCGCGGTGATCGGGGCTGAAGGCCGCCTGGCCTACAACCGGGTGCTGCTCTCTCCCCTGCTGGCGGGCGAGATCGGCGAGCCCGACATCGAGCTGAAGCCCGCCGCCTGGTGGCAGGCACGCGGCGTCTCGACGCTCTATGGCCGTGCCGTCTCGATGGTCGATCGCGCTGCCAGGACGGTCACGCTGGAGGACGGGCTGACCCTGCCATACGGCAAGCTCGTGCTGGCGACGGGTTCGAAGCCGCTGAAGCCGCCCTTTCCGGGCGGCGAGTTGCCCGGCGTCGCGACCTTCCGCGACACCGCCGATGTCGAGGCGATGCGCAGCTTTGCCGAGCGCGGGGCGCGCATCGTCGTCATCGGCGGCGGCCTGCTCGGGCTGGAGGCGGCATACGGCCTCGCGAGGGCAGGCGGACACGTCACGCTGCTGCATCTGGTCGACCGGCTGATGGAGCGCCAGCTCGATGCCGAGGGCGCCGCCCTGCTGGCCTCGGCGATCACCGCGCGCGGCATCGCTGTGCGCCTGAACAGCGCGACGAAAGGTTTCGTCGGCACAGACACGGTCGAGGGCGTCGAACTGCAGGACGGCACGATCATTCCTGCCGATCTCGTCGTCATCGCGATCGGCGTGCGGCCGAACACCGATCTCGCCAGGGCCGCCGGTCTCGCCGTCAACCGTGGCATCGTCGTCGATGACGGCATGGCGAGCGACGACGACAGCATTTTCGCGATCGGCGAATGCGCCGAGCATCGCGGCAGCGTCTATGGCTTGGTCGAGCCGGCCTATGAGCAGGCGCGGGTACTAGCTGCCCGGCTCGCGGGCAAGTCGGCCGCCTATGCCGGTTCGCTGCTCGCGACCAATCTCAAGGTCAGTGGCGTCGGCGTGTTCTCGGCCGGCGAGTTCGAGGCTGGCGAGGGCGCCGAGACCGTGGTGCTGCGGGACCGCTTCGCCGGCATCTACCGCAAATTCGTCCTGCGCGAGGGCCGGCTCGTGGGCTGCGTCCTCGTCGGCGATACGCAAGGGGCGCTGTTCTATCTCGGCCTGATCCGCTCCGGGCAAGACATTTCCGCGATCCGCGCCGACCTGCCCTTCGGCGAGCCCTATTGCGTCGGGAAGGCGGCCTGA
- a CDS encoding CmpA/NrtA family ABC transporter substrate-binding protein: MTKTVETKPKAIAIDDRAIDAGRRQLLRLSGTAALLSAARLALPSGAFAQSAGPEIKGTRLGYIALTDAAPLIIAKEKGLYAKYGLPDMDIAKQASWGATRDNMALGFKANGIDGGHILRPKTHLYATGKVMQNSQPLPMYTLLNLNQDGQAISVSNEYKDLNVQKDSSPLKQAFERKKAAGKELTAAMTFPGGTHDLWIRYWLAAGGIDPDTDIKVIVVPPPQMVANMKVGTMDCFCVGEPWNEQLVNQNIGYTALTTGELWFKHPEKILGMRADFVDANPKATQAILMAVMEAQQWADKMENRQELSEIVGRRQWFNVPVNDINKRLQGDINYGNGREAKGTNLYMKFWGEGGEVSHPFKSHDTWFVTENIRWGKFEPTIDIKGLVDKTNRSDLWREAAKTLGVAGAPTTDSRGVETFFDGVKFDPAAPMDYLKALKIKRVA; this comes from the coding sequence ATGACCAAGACAGTCGAGACCAAGCCGAAAGCCATTGCCATCGACGACCGGGCCATTGACGCCGGCCGTCGCCAGTTGCTCAGGCTCTCGGGCACGGCGGCCCTGCTGAGCGCCGCCAGGCTGGCCTTGCCGTCGGGCGCCTTCGCCCAATCGGCCGGACCTGAGATCAAGGGCACGCGCCTCGGCTACATCGCCCTGACGGATGCTGCGCCCCTGATCATCGCCAAGGAGAAGGGGCTCTACGCCAAATATGGTCTGCCCGATATGGACATCGCCAAACAGGCTTCCTGGGGCGCGACGCGCGACAACATGGCGCTCGGCTTCAAGGCCAACGGCATCGATGGCGGCCACATCCTGCGCCCGAAGACGCATCTCTACGCGACCGGCAAGGTGATGCAGAACAGCCAGCCGCTGCCGATGTACACGCTGCTCAACCTGAACCAGGACGGGCAGGCGATCTCGGTCTCCAACGAATACAAGGACCTCAACGTCCAGAAGGATTCCTCGCCGCTGAAGCAGGCCTTCGAACGCAAGAAGGCTGCCGGCAAGGAGCTGACCGCCGCCATGACCTTCCCGGGCGGCACCCACGACCTCTGGATCCGCTACTGGCTTGCTGCCGGCGGCATCGATCCCGACACCGACATCAAGGTCATTGTCGTGCCGCCACCGCAGATGGTGGCGAACATGAAGGTCGGCACGATGGACTGCTTCTGCGTCGGCGAGCCCTGGAACGAACAGCTCGTCAACCAGAACATCGGCTATACCGCGCTGACCACCGGCGAACTCTGGTTCAAGCATCCCGAGAAGATCCTCGGCATGCGCGCCGACTTCGTCGATGCCAATCCCAAGGCGACGCAGGCCATCCTGATGGCGGTGATGGAAGCCCAGCAATGGGCCGACAAGATGGAGAACCGCCAGGAACTCTCCGAGATCGTCGGCCGGCGGCAATGGTTCAACGTCCCCGTCAACGATATCAACAAGCGCCTGCAGGGCGACATCAACTATGGCAACGGCCGCGAGGCCAAGGGCACCAACCTCTACATGAAGTTCTGGGGCGAGGGCGGTGAAGTCTCCCATCCCTTCAAGAGTCACGACACCTGGTTCGTCACCGAGAACATCCGCTGGGGCAAGTTCGAGCCGACGATCGACATCAAGGGGCTCGTCGACAAGACGAACCGCTCCGATCTCTGGCGCGAGGCGGCCAAGACGCTGGGCGTCGCGGGCGCTCCGACGACAGACTCGCGCGGCGTCGAGACCTTCTTCGACGGCGTGAAGTTCGATCCGGCGGCGCCGATGGACTATCTCAAGGCCCTGAAGATCAAGCGGGTGGCCTGA
- a CDS encoding CmpA/NrtA family ABC transporter substrate-binding protein has product MTLHLRVGFMPLVDCALVVLAKDQGFAEAEGLNLELVREVSWSNLRDKLNVRLFDAAHMLGPAAIAATLGVGGVRVPMAVPLALNLDGAAITVSVRRYEELARLADGDVADTAISARALAALVARRKASGLPPLTLAAVFGFSSHTYLLCEWLAKGGLTLGVDIRFEVVPPPQTVEALTSGRVDGFCAGAPWNAAAVSAGVGAMVHTGTDIRRDCPDKVLAWQADDLERRPAAVGKLTAAILRASEWACDPANIPRFAKHLSAADRLALPVEILEPVLHFNLVQGGGRPPRQVERFIRFDRAALRPEPAHADWILAGMESAGQIVRTPEMTEQARAVFRPAYFPGNDY; this is encoded by the coding sequence ATGACCCTGCACTTGCGTGTCGGCTTCATGCCGCTGGTTGATTGCGCGCTGGTCGTCCTCGCGAAGGATCAGGGCTTCGCCGAGGCCGAGGGGCTCAATCTCGAGCTCGTGCGCGAGGTCTCCTGGTCCAACCTGCGCGACAAGCTGAATGTCCGCCTGTTCGACGCGGCCCATATGCTGGGCCCGGCGGCGATCGCCGCCACGCTCGGCGTCGGCGGGGTCAGGGTGCCGATGGCGGTGCCGCTGGCGCTCAATCTCGACGGCGCCGCGATCACGGTGTCGGTGCGCCGTTACGAGGAACTGGCGCGTCTGGCTGATGGCGACGTGGCGGACACCGCGATCTCGGCCCGTGCGCTGGCGGCGCTCGTGGCGCGTCGCAAGGCATCGGGCCTGCCGCCGCTGACGCTGGCCGCGGTCTTCGGCTTCTCCAGCCACACCTATCTTCTCTGCGAATGGCTCGCCAAGGGCGGGCTGACATTGGGCGTGGATATCCGTTTCGAGGTCGTGCCGCCGCCCCAGACTGTCGAGGCACTGACGAGCGGGCGCGTCGACGGCTTCTGCGCCGGCGCACCCTGGAACGCTGCGGCAGTCTCCGCCGGCGTCGGCGCCATGGTCCACACCGGCACCGATATCAGGCGCGACTGCCCCGACAAGGTGCTGGCCTGGCAGGCCGACGATCTCGAGCGTCGGCCTGCGGCGGTCGGGAAGCTCACCGCCGCGATTCTCCGGGCCAGCGAATGGGCCTGCGACCCCGCCAACATCCCGCGCTTCGCCAAACACCTCTCGGCAGCGGACAGGCTCGCGCTCCCGGTGGAGATCCTCGAGCCGGTGCTGCATTTCAACCTGGTGCAGGGCGGCGGGCGCCCACCCCGGCAGGTCGAGCGCTTCATCCGTTTCGACCGCGCCGCGCTGCGGCCGGAGCCGGCTCACGCGGACTGGATTCTGGCCGGGATGGAAAGCGCCGGGCAGATCGTCCGCACGCCGGAGATGACCGAGCAGGCGAGGGCGGTGTTTCGTCCTGCCTATTTTCCGGGCAATGATTATTGA
- a CDS encoding ANTAR domain-containing protein yields the protein MRPALKILIVDANPVRAAIIDEGLREAGFTDLVRIGATHGLVAAIETHDPDVVVIDLEDPSRDALADMFLVSRHVRRPITMFVDQSDSASIEAAVEAGVSAYIVDGLKKERMQPILQTCISRFNAFRKLREELDEARSQLEERKLVDRAKGIVMRMKNLSEDEAYALLRRTAMNEKRKLIDIARSVITAAEVLK from the coding sequence ATGAGGCCCGCTCTGAAAATCCTGATCGTCGACGCCAACCCGGTGCGCGCGGCCATCATCGACGAGGGCCTGCGCGAGGCCGGCTTCACGGACCTCGTCCGCATCGGCGCGACGCACGGGCTCGTCGCGGCCATCGAGACGCACGATCCCGACGTGGTGGTGATCGATCTCGAGGATCCGAGCCGCGATGCGCTGGCCGACATGTTCCTGGTCAGCCGCCATGTCAGGCGGCCGATCACCATGTTTGTCGACCAGTCGGATTCCGCTTCGATCGAGGCCGCGGTCGAGGCCGGCGTCTCGGCCTATATCGTCGACGGGCTGAAGAAGGAGCGCATGCAGCCGATCCTGCAGACCTGCATCAGTCGCTTCAACGCTTTCCGGAAATTGCGCGAGGAACTGGACGAGGCCCGCTCCCAGCTCGAGGAGCGCAAGCTGGTCGATCGCGCCAAGGGCATCGTGATGCGCATGAAGAACCTGTCCGAGGACGAGGCCTACGCCCTGCTGCGGCGCACGGCGATGAACGAGAAGCGCAAGCTCATCGACATCGCGCGCTCCGTCATCACGGCAGCCGAGGTGCTGAAATGA
- a CDS encoding HupE/UreJ family protein produces the protein MQAVVKMMGAAVVTLGLAGPALAHTGVGAVHGFEAGILHPLFGLDHVLAMVAVGLWAGLVGGRARFAYPLAFVAMMVVAGLWGMSGAALPGVEIGIAVSVVVLGLAIALNLTPPLAAGTAACAIFAIFHGHAHGAELPAGASGLGYALGFVLATAALHGLGLGLAGVLAARAPLLARIAGGGLALAGVAILAG, from the coding sequence ATGCAGGCAGTTGTGAAGATGATGGGCGCGGCTGTGGTGACGCTGGGCCTGGCTGGGCCGGCCCTGGCGCATACCGGCGTCGGCGCGGTCCATGGTTTCGAGGCCGGCATCCTGCATCCGCTGTTTGGCCTGGACCATGTCCTCGCGATGGTCGCGGTCGGCCTCTGGGCCGGGCTGGTCGGCGGCCGGGCGCGCTTCGCCTATCCGCTCGCCTTCGTCGCGATGATGGTCGTCGCCGGCCTGTGGGGCATGTCGGGCGCGGCGCTGCCGGGCGTCGAGATCGGCATCGCCGTCTCGGTTGTGGTGCTCGGCCTCGCGATCGCGCTGAACCTGACCCCGCCGCTGGCGGCTGGCACCGCTGCCTGCGCCATCTTCGCGATCTTCCATGGCCATGCCCATGGCGCTGAACTGCCGGCCGGCGCGAGCGGCCTCGGCTATGCGCTGGGCTTCGTGCTGGCGACGGCCGCGCTGCATGGTCTCGGCCTCGGCCTGGCAGGTGTCCTGGCAGCGCGCGCGCCGCTGCTGGCCCGCATCGCCGGAGGCGGTCTGGCGCTGGCGGGCGTCGCCATCCTCGCCGGCTAG
- the ureG gene encoding urease accessory protein UreG yields the protein MSRSPHGPLRVGIGGPVGSGKTALMEVLCKRMRDTYDLCAITNDIYTKEDARLLTVAGALPQERIMGVETGGCPHTAIREDCSINLAAVEEMRAKFPALDMILIESGGDNLAATFSPELADLTIYVIDVAAGEKIPRKGGPGITRSDLLVINKTDLAPHVGADLAVMDRDSRLMRGKRPFVFTNTKAGEGVDAVVDFIEMAGGLRAAPAA from the coding sequence ATGTCGCGCTCTCCCCATGGCCCGCTTCGTGTCGGCATCGGCGGCCCGGTCGGCTCCGGCAAGACCGCGCTGATGGAGGTGCTCTGCAAGCGCATGCGCGACACCTACGATCTCTGCGCCATCACCAACGACATCTACACCAAGGAAGACGCCAGGCTGCTGACGGTGGCGGGCGCGCTGCCGCAGGAGCGCATCATGGGCGTCGAGACCGGCGGTTGCCCGCATACCGCCATTCGCGAGGACTGCTCGATCAACCTCGCCGCCGTCGAGGAGATGCGGGCGAAGTTTCCGGCGCTGGACATGATCCTGATCGAATCTGGTGGCGACAATCTCGCGGCGACCTTTTCGCCCGAACTCGCCGATCTGACGATCTACGTCATCGACGTCGCGGCCGGCGAGAAGATCCCGCGCAAGGGCGGGCCGGGCATCACGCGCTCCGACCTTCTGGTCATCAACAAGACCGATCTCGCCCCGCATGTCGGCGCGGATCTTGCAGTCATGGACCGGGATTCGCGGTTGATGCGCGGCAAGCGCCCCTTCGTCTTCACCAATACGAAGGCGGGCGAGGGGGTCGATGCGGTGGTCGATTTCATCGAGATGGCGGGCGGCTTGCGAGCCGCTCCGGCGGCGTGA
- a CDS encoding urease accessory UreF family protein, with protein sequence MAAHLPLMVWLSPSFPVGAFAYSHGLEWAFESGDLHDAATLRDWLDALVAHGSLRNDLILFACTARAVGTSDDAALVEIAELALALANSAERRLETVTQGNAFVAAVRAAWPCAAIDRLKSVWNGDVAYPVAVAVASAGHGVPLLASLDAYGLAFVANLVSASVRLGIVGQTDGQKITAALVPAVQAAAAVAEPATLDDLGGCALRSDIASLRHETQYSRLFRS encoded by the coding sequence ATGGCAGCCCATCTGCCCCTGATGGTCTGGCTGTCGCCGTCCTTCCCGGTCGGCGCCTTCGCTTATTCGCACGGCCTGGAGTGGGCCTTCGAAAGCGGCGATCTACATGACGCGGCGACGTTGCGCGACTGGCTCGATGCGCTCGTCGCCCATGGCTCCTTGCGTAACGACCTGATCCTCTTCGCCTGCACGGCGCGCGCGGTCGGGACCAGCGACGACGCCGCGTTGGTCGAGATAGCGGAACTCGCTCTGGCGCTGGCGAACTCCGCCGAGCGCCGGCTCGAGACGGTGACCCAGGGCAATGCCTTCGTCGCCGCTGTCCGTGCCGCCTGGCCCTGCGCCGCCATCGATCGTCTCAAATCCGTCTGGAACGGTGATGTCGCCTATCCGGTCGCCGTCGCGGTTGCGAGCGCCGGCCACGGGGTGCCGCTCCTGGCCTCGCTCGACGCATACGGCCTCGCCTTCGTCGCCAATCTGGTCTCGGCCTCCGTCCGGCTCGGCATCGTCGGCCAGACCGACGGGCAGAAGATCACGGCTGCGCTGGTGCCCGCCGTGCAAGCGGCGGCGGCAGTGGCCGAGCCTGCGACGCTCGACGATCTCGGCGGCTGCGCCCTGCGCTCCGACATCGCCTCGCTGCGTCATGAGACGCAATATTCGCGGCTGTTCCGCTCGTGA
- a CDS encoding urease accessory protein UreE: MLRATSVVRKAAVRQDRVVDTLTLDHDDRNRRRLALKGDGGLDILLDLDKATALGDGDAVKLEDGRLVLVKAAPQSLLEIRAENPLRLMRVAWHIGNRHTPAEISADAIYIENDHVLAEMVRGQGCAMMAVMRPFQPERGAYDHDLANCDHPSHDHGSHAHHDHAHHGHDHAAHDHDHDHAHAHSHAEAHAHSHAHGDACGCGHDHGHHDHGHKHGAEHGHKGHTHDH; this comes from the coding sequence ATGCTTCGCGCCACCTCCGTCGTTCGCAAGGCCGCCGTCAGGCAAGACCGCGTCGTCGATACGCTGACGCTGGACCATGATGACCGCAACCGCCGCCGCCTCGCGCTCAAGGGCGATGGCGGCCTCGACATCCTGCTCGATCTCGACAAGGCGACCGCGCTCGGCGACGGCGATGCCGTCAAGCTCGAGGACGGCCGGCTCGTGCTGGTCAAGGCCGCGCCGCAGAGCCTGCTCGAGATCCGGGCCGAAAACCCGTTGCGGCTGATGCGGGTCGCCTGGCATATCGGCAATCGCCATACGCCGGCCGAGATCAGCGCCGACGCGATCTATATCGAGAACGATCATGTCCTGGCCGAGATGGTGCGCGGGCAGGGCTGCGCGATGATGGCGGTGATGCGCCCGTTCCAGCCCGAGCGCGGCGCCTATGACCACGACCTCGCCAATTGCGACCATCCCAGCCACGATCATGGCAGCCACGCCCATCACGACCACGCCCATCATGGCCACGATCACGCGGCCCATGATCACGATCACGATCACGCCCATGCGCACAGCCATGCCGAAGCTCACGCCCACAGCCACGCGCATGGCGACGCCTGCGGCTGCGGCCACGACCATGGCCATCACGACCACGGCCACAAGCATGGCGCCGAGCACGGCCACAAGGGCCACACGCACGATCATTGA
- a CDS encoding putative quinol monooxygenase produces MSDPFIVIARAEVRLDARDVFVAAAEQCIAATRHEQGCLAYDLHESVTQPGRFVSFESWETRADIDRHMRLPHVVAFLETARACVTAPAVIEVVEPRSIDRL; encoded by the coding sequence GTGTCTGATCCCTTTATCGTCATCGCCCGTGCCGAGGTGCGCCTCGATGCGCGCGACGTGTTTGTTGCCGCCGCCGAGCAGTGCATCGCTGCGACCCGCCATGAACAGGGTTGCCTCGCCTACGACCTCCATGAAAGCGTCACCCAACCCGGCCGTTTCGTCTCCTTCGAAAGCTGGGAGACGCGCGCCGACATCGATCGGCACATGCGCTTGCCGCATGTCGTGGCGTTTCTGGAGACGGCGAGGGCTTGCGTCACGGCGCCTGCGGTGATCGAAGTGGTCGAACCGCGGTCGATCGACCGCCTCTGA
- a CDS encoding ABC transporter substrate-binding protein, translating into MDRRCAARLLAASAMFALGFAAASPASAQGEVTVYCSILEEQCREGASMFEKSTGIKVAMVRKSTGEVYAQVKAEAGNPRGDVWWGGPGEPHLQAADEGLLDEYKSPKLPELLDWAQRHAEQSKFRTSGIYLGALGIGYNTELLKKRGIAAPKCWADLLDPKLRDEVQIADPNSSGTAYVFLATTVQRLGEEKGFEYLKALHKNINQYTKSGIAPVKATALGETAVGIAFIHDMLTQKLQGAPIETVAPCEGTGYETGSVSIIKGGKNPEAARKFVDFTLSPEAQNINAKLKINSIPSNRNSALSPDAPKFSEMKLIDYDTARWGSPAERSRLLKKFDTEVKSLPR; encoded by the coding sequence ATGGATCGACGCTGCGCCGCCCGGCTCCTTGCCGCCTCCGCGATGTTTGCGCTCGGCTTCGCCGCCGCGTCGCCGGCGTCTGCTCAGGGCGAGGTCACGGTCTATTGCTCGATCCTCGAGGAGCAGTGCCGCGAGGGTGCATCGATGTTCGAGAAGTCGACCGGCATCAAGGTCGCGATGGTGCGCAAGAGCACGGGCGAGGTCTATGCGCAGGTCAAGGCGGAAGCCGGCAATCCGCGCGGCGATGTCTGGTGGGGCGGGCCGGGCGAGCCGCATCTGCAGGCGGCCGACGAAGGCCTGCTCGACGAATACAAGTCGCCGAAGCTGCCGGAACTGCTCGATTGGGCACAGCGCCACGCCGAGCAGTCGAAATTCCGCACCAGCGGGATTTATCTCGGTGCGCTCGGCATCGGCTATAACACCGAACTTCTCAAGAAGCGTGGCATCGCGGCGCCGAAATGCTGGGCCGATCTGCTCGATCCGAAACTCCGCGACGAGGTTCAGATCGCCGATCCGAACTCGTCGGGAACCGCCTATGTCTTCCTCGCCACCACCGTGCAGCGGCTGGGTGAGGAGAAGGGCTTCGAATACCTCAAGGCCCTGCACAAGAACATCAACCAGTACACCAAGTCGGGCATCGCGCCTGTCAAGGCGACCGCGCTCGGCGAGACCGCCGTCGGCATCGCCTTCATCCACGACATGCTGACGCAGAAGCTGCAGGGCGCGCCGATCGAGACCGTCGCTCCCTGCGAGGGCACGGGCTACGAGACCGGCTCGGTCTCGATCATCAAGGGTGGCAAGAACCCCGAAGCCGCGCGCAAATTCGTCGATTTCACGCTGTCGCCCGAGGCGCAGAACATCAACGCCAAGTTGAAGATCAACTCGATTCCCTCGAACCGGAATTCGGCACTCTCGCCCGACGCGCCGAAATTCTCCGAGATGAAGCTGATCGATTACGACACCGCGCGCTGGGGCTCCCCGGCCGAGCGATCGCGCCTGCTGAAGAAATTCGACACCGAGGTGAAGTCGCTGCCCCGATAA
- the ureC gene encoding urease subunit alpha gives MPFNYPRNAYAAMFGPTTGDTVRLGDTELVIKVEKDFTTYGEEVKFGGGKVIRDGMGQSQVRNADGAVDTVITNALILDHWGIVKADIGIRAGRICAIGKAGNPDIQAGFGNFDPQETIIVGPGTEVIAGEGKIITAGGFDSHIHYICPQQIEDALMSGLTTMLGGGTGPAHGTLATTCTPGPWHLGQMIKAADAFPMNLAFAGKGNAALPGALVEMVEAGACALKLHEDWGTTPAAIDNCLSVADDYDVQVMIHTDTLNESGFVEDTIKAFKNRTIHAFHTEGAGGGHAPDIMKVAGLENVLPSSTNPTRPFTVNTLDEHLDMLMVCHHLSPSIPEDLAFAESRIRKETIAAEDILHDLGALSMMSSDSQAMGRIGEVITRTWQTAHKMKVQRGALAQDIGTGADNFRAKRYVAKYTINPAISHGISRHIGSVEIGKLADLVMWSPAFFATKPDLVIKGGMIAAAPMGDPNASIPTPQPVHYRPMFGAFGKAVTSTSLVFVSQAAIANGLQKRLGTDKEMVAVENTRGGISKKSMIHNDATPDIQIDPETYAVVADGELLVCEPAKELPLAQRYFLF, from the coding sequence ATGCCCTTCAATTATCCGCGCAATGCCTATGCCGCGATGTTCGGCCCCACCACCGGCGACACGGTGCGGCTTGGCGACACCGAACTCGTCATCAAGGTCGAGAAGGACTTCACCACCTATGGCGAGGAGGTGAAGTTCGGCGGCGGCAAGGTCATCCGCGATGGCATGGGCCAGTCCCAGGTCCGCAATGCCGACGGCGCGGTCGACACCGTCATCACCAATGCGCTGATCCTCGACCATTGGGGCATCGTGAAAGCCGATATCGGCATCAGGGCAGGGCGCATCTGTGCGATCGGCAAGGCGGGCAATCCCGATATCCAGGCCGGCTTCGGCAATTTCGATCCGCAGGAAACCATCATCGTCGGACCCGGCACCGAAGTCATCGCCGGCGAGGGCAAGATCATCACGGCCGGCGGCTTCGACAGCCACATCCACTATATCTGCCCGCAGCAGATCGAGGATGCGCTGATGAGCGGGCTGACCACGATGCTGGGCGGCGGCACGGGCCCCGCCCATGGCACGTTGGCGACGACCTGCACGCCGGGCCCCTGGCATCTCGGCCAGATGATCAAGGCCGCCGACGCCTTCCCGATGAACCTCGCCTTCGCCGGCAAGGGCAATGCGGCGCTGCCGGGAGCGCTGGTCGAGATGGTCGAGGCTGGCGCCTGCGCACTCAAGCTGCACGAGGACTGGGGCACGACGCCGGCCGCGATCGACAACTGCCTCTCGGTTGCCGACGACTACGATGTCCAGGTGATGATCCACACCGATACGCTCAATGAGAGCGGCTTCGTCGAGGATACGATCAAGGCCTTCAAGAACCGCACCATCCACGCCTTCCACACCGAAGGCGCGGGCGGCGGCCATGCGCCCGATATCATGAAGGTCGCGGGGCTGGAGAACGTGCTGCCGTCATCGACCAACCCGACGCGGCCCTTCACCGTCAACACGCTCGACGAGCATCTCGACATGCTGATGGTCTGCCATCACCTGTCGCCCTCGATCCCCGAGGACCTTGCCTTCGCCGAGAGCCGCATCCGCAAGGAGACCATCGCGGCGGAGGACATCCTGCACGATCTCGGTGCGCTCTCGATGATGTCCTCGGATTCACAGGCCATGGGCCGCATCGGCGAGGTCATCACCCGCACCTGGCAGACCGCTCACAAAATGAAGGTCCAGCGCGGCGCTCTCGCCCAGGATATCGGCACTGGCGCCGACAATTTCCGCGCCAAGCGCTATGTCGCGAAATACACGATCAATCCGGCGATCTCGCATGGCATCTCGCGCCATATCGGCTCGGTCGAGATCGGCAAGCTCGCCGATCTCGTGATGTGGTCGCCGGCCTTCTTCGCCACCAAGCCCGATCTCGTCATCAAGGGCGGCATGATCGCGGCCGCGCCGATGGGCGACCCCAACGCCTCGATCCCGACGCCGCAGCCGGTGCATTACCGCCCGATGTTCGGCGCCTTCGGCAAGGCCGTGACCTCGACCTCGCTGGTCTTCGTCTCGCAGGCCGCGATCGCCAACGGCCTCCAGAAGCGGCTCGGCACCGACAAGGAGATGGTCGCGGTCGAAAACACCCGCGGCGGCATCTCCAAGAAGAGCATGATCCATAACGACGCCACGCCCGACATCCAGATCGATCCGGAGACCTACGCGGTCGTGGCCGACGGCGAATTACTCGTCTGCGAACCGGCGAAGGAGCTGCCGCTGGCGCAGCGCTACTTCCTGTTCTGA
- a CDS encoding urease subunit gamma gives MNLTPREKDKLLVAMAAIVARRRLERGVKLNYPEAVALITDFVVEGARDGRSVAELMQAGAHVVSADQVMDGIAALIHDVQVEATFPDGTKLVTVHEPIRGASDAMKPGEVTTLPGDLIMNEGRESLSLTVSNTGDRPIQIGSHYHFFEANPALAFERDRARGFRLDIPAGTAVRFEPGQTREVRLVALAGKREVYGFRQEVMGKL, from the coding sequence ATGAATCTGACGCCGCGCGAAAAGGACAAGCTGCTCGTCGCCATGGCTGCCATCGTGGCACGGCGCAGGCTGGAGCGCGGCGTCAAGCTGAACTATCCGGAAGCCGTCGCGCTGATCACCGACTTCGTCGTCGAGGGCGCGCGCGACGGCAGGTCCGTCGCCGAGCTGATGCAGGCCGGCGCCCATGTCGTCAGCGCCGACCAGGTCATGGACGGCATCGCCGCGCTGATCCACGACGTCCAGGTCGAGGCGACCTTTCCCGACGGCACCAAGCTCGTCACCGTGCACGAACCGATCCGCGGCGCTTCTGATGCGATGAAGCCCGGCGAGGTCACGACGCTGCCCGGCGACCTGATCATGAACGAGGGCCGTGAGAGCCTGAGCCTGACGGTGTCGAACACCGGCGACCGGCCGATCCAGATCGGTTCCCACTACCACTTCTTCGAAGCCAATCCGGCGCTTGCCTTCGAGCGCGACCGGGCGAGGGGGTTCAGGCTCGACATTCCCGCGGGAACGGCGGTGCGCTTCGAGCCGGGCCAGACCCGCGAGGTCAGGCTGGTCGCGCTCGCCGGCAAGCGCGAGGTCTACGGCTTTCGCCAGGAGGTGATGGGAAAGCTCTGA